In Vitis riparia cultivar Riparia Gloire de Montpellier isolate 1030 chromosome 19, EGFV_Vit.rip_1.0, whole genome shotgun sequence, the following proteins share a genomic window:
- the LOC117909299 gene encoding vegetative cell wall protein gp1, with translation MATTHYLSCAHCTSPLLSYPLPLIYICNPTSVSLVGFECFCSLEQKMERRGGSIRLCILALYVSFLVISSSHHCDAKRAMRTLRGSKHSSLIKKLNVKRLDGDVSMLDSRETNTQPYGVSSPFSLPPFDSLGPIPLPDTAPPFCIYPPSTPQPPSTIVPTPIGITPPFYFPPIVPVQGPPPSPIGVIPGSPEYTPNPSPPEAFPGPNPNPPVIFPAPNPNPPETVPSPNPNPPQIVPSPNVVFPGPPEFTPSPPSPNPPFYEPSPPNYRPSPGGPGGFVPSPPHYVPTPRGPGGPGGFVPTPPFQPPVVFPPPTVPPPPHKGPNFLLWCVAKPTVPDPIIEEAMNYACGSGADCASIGSSGSCFQPDTLYAHASYAFNSYWQRTKVAGGTCDFGGTAMLVSVDPSYDGCHFIYL, from the exons ATGGCCACGACCCACTACTTGTCTTGTGCCCATTGCACTTCTCCTTTGCTCTCTTATCCCCTTCCCCTCATCTATATATGTAATCCCACATCGGTTTCTCTTGTGGGGTTTGAGTGTTTCTGCAGTTTGGAGCAGAAGATGGAGAGAAGAGGTGGCAGTATCAGACTCTGCATTTTGGCTCTCTATGTCTCTTTCTTGGTCATTTCTTCATCTCATCACTGTG ATGCGAAGAGGGCAATGCGGACACTGAGAGGTTCCAAGCATAGCAGTTTGATCAAGAAGTTGAATGTGAAGCGTTTGGATGGCGATGTGTCGATGTTGGATTCAAGGGAGACGAATACGCAACCTTATGGTGTGAGTTCGCCATTCTCTTTACCACCCTTTGATTCTCTAGGTCCTATTCCGTTGCCGGATACTGCTCCTCCGTTTTGTATATATCCACCTTCTACTCCACAGCCACCTTCTACTATTGTTCCTACCCCTATTGGAATCACACCACCCTTCTATTTTCCACCCATCGTTCCCGTCCAAGGTCCACCTCCAAGCCCAATTGGCGTCATCCCGGGCTCGCCTGAGTATACTCCGAACCCTAGTCCTCCCGAGGCATTTCCTGGTCCAAACCCTAATCCACCCGTGATCTTTCCCGCTCCGAACCCTAATCCACCTGAGACGGTTCCTAGCCCGAATCCTAATCCACCTCAGATTGTTCCTAGCCCGAACGTTGTGTTTCCTGGGCCCCCGGAATTTACACCCAGTCCACCTTCACCCAACCCACCTTTCTATGAGCCCAGCCCACCCAACTATAGGCCTTCACCTGGTGGTCCTGGCGGATTTGTTCCAAGCCCACCTCATTATGTTCCTACGCCTAGAGGGCCCGGTGGGCCTGGTGGGTTTGTTCCAACCCCACCATTTCAACCGCCGGTGGTGTTTCCTCCGCCTACCGTCCCACCACCTCCACACAAGGGCCCAAACTTCCTCTTGTGGTGCGTCGCGAAGCCAACGGTGCCCGACCCGATCATCGAAGAGGCTATGAACTATGCGTGTGGGTCGGGAGCGGATTGCGCTTCAATTGGGTCCAGTGGGTCATGCTTTCAGCCCGACACACTATATGCTCATGCCTCGTATGCTTTCAATAGCTATTGGCAAAGGACTAAGGTGGCTGGTGGCACATGCGATTTTGGAGGAACCGCCATGCTAGTCAGCGTTGATCCAA GTTATGATGGGTGCCATTTCATCTATTTATGA
- the LOC117909266 gene encoding inosine-5'-monophosphate dehydrogenase-like: protein MDGAPIEDGFPAVKLFNQGYSYTYDDVIFHPGYIDFPADAVQLGTKLSRNVHLSIPCVASPMDTVTESAMAVAMATVGGVGIIHSNNSAAEQAALVRSAKSRRVPFVSDPVVKSAFDSVDSVSDFGSAPYVLVTESGTAKSKMLGVVLRSDWEKLSDKGVRVCEYMVSSPESVPASYDFEQVAGYLAAKKLSFVPLVRDDEVVDVVTTADVERIRGFPKLGMPSLDAKGEFLVGAAIGTRESDKERLEHLVKAGANVIVLDSSQGNSIYQIEMTKYAKKMFPEVDVIGGNVVTIRQAQNLIQAGVDGLRVGMGSGSICTTQEVCAVGRGQATAVYKVSSIAERSGVPVIADGGISNSGHIVKALTLGASTVMMGSFLAGSSEAPGAYEIKNGLKIKKYRGMGSLEAMTKGSDARYLGDTAKLKIAQGVVGAVADKGSVLKFIPYTMQAVKQGFQDLGASSLQSAHDLLRSELRLEVRTGAAQVEGGVHGLVSHEKKYF from the exons ATGGACGGAGCTCCCATCGAAGACGGTTTTCCGGCGGTGAAGCTCTTTAACCAAGGCTACTCCTACACTTACGATGACGTTATCTTCCACCCAGGTTACATTGACTTCCCCGCCGACGCAGTCCAGCTCGGCACCAAACTCAGCCGCAACGTCCACCTCTCAATACCCTGCGTGGCGTCGCCGATGGACACCGTCACCGAATCTGCCATGGCCGTGGCCATGGCCACTGTTGGCGGCGTCGGAATCATCCACTCCAACAACTCCGCTGCGGAGCAGGCGGCGTTGGTCCGTTCCGCCAAGTCGCGGCGTGTTCCTTTTGTGTCGGATCCAGTTGTGAAGTCCGCGTTCGATTCGGTGGATTCGGTTTCGGATTTCGGTTCTGCGCCGTACGTTTTGGTGACGGAATCGGGAACGGCAAAGTCGAAGATGTTGGGAGTGGTGTTGAGGTCTGATTGGGAGAAATTGAGCGATAAGGGAGTGAGGGTTTGTGAGTATATGGTGAGTTCTCCGGAGTCGGTTCCGGCTAGCTATGATTTTGAGCAAGTGGCGGGGTATTTGGCTGCAAAGAAGCTCAGTTTTGTGCCGTTGGTAAGGGATGATGAAGTGGTGGATGTGGTGACCACGGCGGATGTGGAGAGAATTCGTGGTTTTCCGAAACTGGGGATGCCGTCGTTGGATGCAAAAGGCGAGTTCTTGGTGGGAGCGGCGATAGGGACGAGAGAATCGGATAAGGAGAGGTTGGAGCATTTGGTGAAGGCAGGTGCCAATGTTATTGTATTGGATAGCTCACAAGGGAATTCAATTTATCAAATTGAGATGACCAAGTATGCCAAGAAAATGTTTCCGGAAGTTGATGTGATTGGTGGGAATGTGGTTACGATAAGACAAGCCCAAAACTTGATTCAGGCAGGGGTGGATGGGTTGAGAGTTGGGATGGGGTCTGGCTCCATTTGCACCACACAGGAGGTTTGTGCAGTGGGAAGAGGGCAG GCCACTGCTGTTTACAAGGTATCTTCTATTGCTGAGAGAAGTGGTGTGCCAGTCATTGCTGATGGTGGCATTTCAAACTCTGGGCATATTGTCAAGGCTTTGACTCTTGGAGCATCTACGGTGATGATGGGGAGCTTCTTGGCTGGAAGCAGTGAGGCTCCTGGGGCCTACGAGATTAAG AATGGTCTCAAGATTAAGAAATATAGAGGCATGGGATCCCTAGAAGCCATGACAAAAGGGAGTGATGCTCGATACTTGGGTGATACAGCTAAGCTGAAGATTGCCCAGGGTGTTGTTGGAGCAGTTGCAGACAAAGGTTCTGTTTTAAAGTTTATACCTTACACAATGCAAGCAGTTAAGCAAGGGTTCCAAGATCTTGGTGCGTCTTCTCTGCAATCTGCTCATGACCTGCTAAGATCAGAGTTAAGGCTTGAG GTCCGTACTGGAGCAGCTCAAGTTGAAGGTGGAGTTCATGGGCTGGTTTCTCATGAAAAGAAGTATTTTTGA